One Streptomyces sp. RPA4-2 genomic window carries:
- the rox gene encoding rifampin monooxygenase — protein sequence MIDVIVVGGGPTGLMLACELRLHGVHVVVLEKLSEPTTEFRGRGLHARSVEIMDQRGLLDRFLAVSEKFRVGGFFGGIHKPWPDGVDTAHPYGLSTPQPVVERLLHERALELGAEIRRGREAVGLSQYDGNGAGADAGVSVDLADGTRLRARYAVGCDGGRSAVRKLLGVGFPGEPAKVETLLGDMEMTEDRATVEAVVAEVRRTQLRFGTIANGDGTYRVIVPADGVAEDRASAPTLEEFRQRLRAVAGTDFGVHSPRRLSRFGDATRQAERYRVGRVMLAGDAAHIHPPTGGQGLNLGVQDAFNLGWKLAAEVGGWAPEGLLDSYHSERHPVGARVLDNTRAQITLLGTDPGATALRELLSKLMDFEEVNRYVTEMITAVGVRYDFGEGHDLLGRRMRDMELKQGRLYGLTHAGRGLLLDGTGRLSVAGWADRVDHVVDAGEELDVPAVLLRPDGHVAWAGEDQEDLLGVMPRWFGAPVG from the coding sequence ATGATTGACGTGATCGTGGTCGGCGGCGGACCGACCGGGCTGATGCTCGCCTGCGAGCTGCGCCTGCACGGTGTGCACGTGGTCGTGCTGGAGAAGCTGTCCGAGCCGACCACGGAGTTCCGCGGGCGCGGCCTGCACGCGCGCAGCGTCGAGATCATGGACCAGCGCGGCCTGCTGGACCGGTTCCTCGCGGTCAGTGAGAAGTTCCGGGTCGGCGGTTTCTTCGGCGGCATCCACAAGCCGTGGCCCGACGGGGTGGACACGGCGCACCCGTACGGCCTCTCCACCCCGCAGCCGGTCGTCGAGCGCCTGCTCCACGAGCGCGCCCTCGAACTCGGCGCGGAGATCCGGCGCGGTCGCGAGGCGGTCGGGCTGAGTCAGTACGACGGGAACGGGGCCGGGGCCGACGCCGGGGTGAGCGTCGATCTCGCGGACGGCACACGGCTGCGGGCGCGGTATGCCGTCGGGTGCGACGGCGGGCGCAGCGCGGTGCGCAAGCTGCTCGGTGTCGGTTTCCCCGGCGAGCCCGCCAAGGTCGAGACGCTGCTCGGCGACATGGAGATGACCGAGGACCGGGCGACGGTCGAGGCCGTCGTCGCGGAGGTCCGCAGGACTCAGCTGCGGTTCGGCACCATCGCCAACGGGGACGGGACGTACCGCGTCATCGTGCCCGCCGACGGCGTGGCGGAGGACCGGGCGAGCGCGCCGACCCTGGAGGAGTTCAGGCAGCGGCTGCGGGCGGTCGCGGGCACCGACTTCGGCGTGCACTCGCCGCGCCGGCTCTCGCGGTTCGGCGACGCGACCCGGCAGGCCGAGCGCTACCGGGTCGGCCGGGTCATGCTGGCCGGCGACGCGGCGCACATCCATCCGCCGACCGGCGGGCAGGGGCTCAACCTCGGCGTCCAGGACGCGTTCAACCTCGGCTGGAAGCTGGCCGCCGAGGTCGGCGGCTGGGCACCGGAGGGCCTCCTGGACAGCTATCACTCCGAACGCCATCCCGTGGGCGCCCGCGTGCTGGACAACACTCGCGCCCAGATCACGCTGCTGGGCACCGATCCGGGGGCGACCGCGCTGCGCGAGCTGCTCTCGAAACTGATGGACTTCGAGGAGGTGAACCGGTACGTCACCGAGATGATCACCGCGGTCGGGGTCCGCTACGACTTCGGCGAGGGGCACGACCTGCTCGGCCGGCGGATGCGGGACATGGAACTGAAGCAGGGCCGTCTCTACGGGCTGACGCACGCCGGTCGCGGGCTGCTGCTCGACGGGACGGGCCGGCTCTCGGTGGCGGGCTGGGCGGACCGGGTCGACCACGTCGTCGACGCCGGCGAGGAACTGGACGTGCCCGCCGTGCTGTTGCGGCCGGACGGTCATGTCGCCTGGGCCGGCGAGGACCAGGAGGATCTGCTCGGCGTGATGCCGAGGTGGTTCGGCGCGCCCGTCGGCTGA
- a CDS encoding histidinol-phosphate transaminase, translating to MADNVASLFRGTAAHSPSMAALARESDGVGPIDFCIPCNPYFPTPGMFDELAGRLREIITYYPSSADTITAELCALLQLPPSCVAMGNGSTELITWIDHLLVRESLAIPVPTFGRWTDQPMETGKRVDMFPLQESTAFALDPAKYIQFIRARGTRVAVICNPNNPDGGFLSRQTVVNFMDALQDLDLVIIDESFLEFADAENEPSVVEEAVLRPNVIVLRSLGKNFGLHGIRFGYLVANPALAGKIRSMLPKWNLNSLAETVVFMLKEHGAEYMESLHLVRRDRLDMARQLTALPGLTVYPSQGNFLFVRLPVGAEGTVVRDRLLTEHRILVRECGNKIGSSSRFLRLVVRPQVDVRRLVSGLEQVLYGSRRGAVVPEPSTGTGYSSGTAAVDRLISETNGVGMPLAAQAAAMPSLPPAQTWPGPAQAPAQLPGGMPGLMPAPAAAMMPAPAPAAAMMPPMAPMPPAAPPRQQPMPAVAQMQPPPMPAVAQMQPAPMSAPPMPSMPGMPVPNGMPGMTPAPAAGLGQTGIPGLRNGGLTAAQVRGRTQPEPEPAPQPTGWPAAGAMYNQVG from the coding sequence ATGGCCGACAACGTCGCCTCGCTGTTCCGCGGTACTGCGGCGCACAGCCCCTCGATGGCTGCGCTCGCCCGCGAGAGCGATGGAGTCGGCCCGATCGACTTCTGTATCCCGTGCAACCCGTACTTCCCCACGCCCGGCATGTTCGACGAACTGGCCGGGCGGCTGCGCGAGATCATCACGTACTACCCGAGCAGCGCCGACACCATCACGGCCGAGCTGTGCGCGCTGCTCCAGCTTCCGCCGAGCTGTGTCGCCATGGGCAACGGCTCCACGGAACTGATCACCTGGATCGACCACCTGCTGGTCCGCGAGTCCCTCGCCATCCCCGTCCCCACCTTCGGCCGCTGGACCGACCAGCCGATGGAGACCGGCAAGCGCGTCGACATGTTCCCGCTCCAGGAGTCGACGGCCTTCGCCCTCGACCCCGCGAAGTACATCCAGTTCATCCGTGCCCGGGGCACCCGGGTCGCCGTCATCTGCAACCCCAACAACCCGGACGGCGGCTTCCTGAGCCGGCAGACGGTCGTGAACTTCATGGACGCGCTCCAGGACCTGGACCTGGTGATCATCGACGAGTCGTTCCTGGAGTTCGCCGACGCGGAGAACGAACCGAGTGTCGTCGAGGAGGCGGTGCTGCGGCCCAACGTCATCGTGCTGCGCAGCCTCGGCAAGAACTTCGGCCTGCACGGCATCCGCTTCGGCTACCTCGTGGCCAACCCCGCGCTCGCGGGCAAGATCCGCTCCATGCTGCCCAAGTGGAACCTCAACTCCTTGGCGGAGACCGTGGTGTTCATGCTCAAGGAGCACGGCGCCGAGTACATGGAGAGCCTGCACCTGGTGCGCCGCGACCGGCTCGACATGGCGCGTCAGCTGACCGCGCTGCCCGGTCTGACGGTCTACCCCTCGCAGGGCAACTTCCTCTTCGTACGGCTGCCCGTGGGTGCCGAGGGCACCGTCGTCCGCGACCGGCTGCTCACCGAGCACCGGATCCTGGTCCGCGAGTGCGGCAACAAGATCGGTTCGTCCAGTCGCTTCCTGAGACTCGTGGTGCGCCCCCAGGTGGACGTGCGTCGCCTGGTGTCCGGCCTGGAACAGGTGCTCTACGGGTCCAGGAGGGGAGCCGTCGTGCCCGAGCCGAGCACAGGGACCGGCTACAGCTCGGGCACGGCGGCGGTCGACCGCCTGATCAGCGAGACGAACGGGGTCGGCATGCCGCTGGCCGCGCAGGCCGCCGCGATGCCCAGCCTGCCGCCCGCGCAGACCTGGCCGGGCCCGGCGCAGGCTCCGGCACAACTGCCCGGCGGCATGCCCGGTCTGATGCCCGCGCCGGCCGCCGCCATGATGCCCGCCCCCGCCCCGGCGGCCGCCATGATGCCGCCCATGGCCCCCATGCCCCCGGCCGCCCCGCCGCGGCAGCAGCCCATGCCCGCGGTCGCCCAGATGCAGCCCCCGCCGATGCCGGCGGTGGCCCAGATGCAGCCCGCGCCGATGTCCGCGCCCCCCATGCCGAGCATGCCCGGCATGCCTGTTCCGAACGGTATGCCTGGTATGACTCCCGCGCCGGCCGCCGGACTCGGCCAGACCGGGATACCGGGCCTGCGCAACGGCGGCCTGACCGCCGCCCAGGTCCGGGGCCGCACCCAGCCGGAACCTGAGCCCGCGCCGCAGCCGACGGGCTGGCCGGCCGCCGGCGCGATGTACAACCAGGTCGGCTAG
- a CDS encoding ATP-binding protein: protein MTAPSTPRRPVTVRVFTQRFSATPRGARLARHLALDQLHTWGVPHGTDASDTAAVIVAELAANAVTHGRVPGRDFELRLSLVTGSVRVEVSDTRDGTRPPGPGAVPPADPLGEQGRGLVLVEALAARWEVLDREPPGKTVRAEIDLPGRSALTGRADGR, encoded by the coding sequence ATGACCGCACCATCCACCCCCCGACGCCCGGTTACCGTACGTGTGTTCACGCAGCGTTTCAGCGCCACCCCGCGCGGCGCCCGCCTCGCCCGCCACCTCGCCCTGGACCAGCTGCACACCTGGGGCGTCCCGCACGGCACGGACGCCTCCGACACCGCCGCCGTGATCGTCGCCGAACTGGCCGCCAACGCGGTGACCCACGGCCGGGTGCCGGGCCGCGACTTCGAGCTGCGGCTCTCCCTCGTCACGGGCAGCGTCCGGGTCGAGGTCAGCGACACGCGCGACGGGACACGTCCGCCGGGACCGGGCGCCGTACCGCCCGCGGACCCGCTCGGCGAACAGGGGCGCGGGCTCGTCCTCGTCGAGGCGCTCGCCGCACGCTGGGAGGTACTGGACCGGGAACCGCCCGGCAAGACGGTCCGCGCCGAGATCGACCTGCCGGGACGGTCGGCCCTGACCGGACGAGCGGACGGGAGGTGA